Within Primulina tabacum isolate GXHZ01 chromosome 5, ASM2559414v2, whole genome shotgun sequence, the genomic segment TTGGATGAAATCAAAATTTCTGCTGCTTATTCTTGACAAAATTATATTCAATAGATAGTTTCATCCATGGTCTGCCATTTTAAATCATGCTGCAGTTGTTCAAATAAAGGGAGAATGCCTATCAATGTGAAGTGATCTTTTTTGCACCGTTGAATATGACAATTTGTTACTATACAGTTTTTTAAATTTCTCTTTATTGGCAGGAGCATGAAGGTAGGTTCTCTGTGTACGTGCATGCCTCAAAGGATAAACCCGTGCATCTTAGCCGTTATTTTATCAATCGGGAAATTCATAGTGACAAGGTTGGTTTCCCATTTTGTGGTTCTTGATTTCTGCATTCTAAGCTACATGTAATTCTGCTGTAAGAGTTGAAAAAATTGCAAAACAAATAAGTGAATATCTTTATAGATCCGCACATTCTTCCTATGAATGTCAAAATATAATCTTTGGTGGGATTCTTGTTCCTGCTATGCTCTTAACTGGACCTAACTTTGTCCTTGTTTCTCTAATTTAGAGTTGAATCAATTGTGAGGGATCATATGATTGTTTCGCAGCTAAACTTTTATAATTCTTTCCATTTTATGTCATGTCCAGATTATCCTAAATGTTGAATTCTATGTAAATGTCCAAGTTCATTTTCCTTGTAGATTTATCTTACTGTTGTTTAGTGCACCCTTTTTTCTTTGGTGAACGATATGATCTTCTTTTAGAAACCAGGAACAGTTTCATTTTCTCAACAGCTGTATAATTGCTTTGTTTTTTTGCACGTGCTAATTACATTTATTATTTCTCAGGCTACAAATTTTGAACATTCAAAACTCCCAGTTTCTCAATTTCCTAATCAAAATGAAACAATTCTAATAGGAAGCGTAAATATGCTGTGTTATGCTGCTGTTGGTAGACTTCAAATTGTCTGGTTAATTAGTGGTTGAAAGTTGCAGGTAGAATGGGGGAAAATTTCCATGGTTGAGGCTGAAAGGCGGCTTTTAGCAAATGCGCTCAAAGATCCAGATAATCAGTACTTTGTGTTACTTTCCGACAGGTTGCCATATAATTGTGTCTTTGTTATTTTATCTTCACAAAGTTTATGGAACTCATTTATGCAGTGATAAACTAATTAAAACTTTTTCTTGGGCTGCAGCTGCGTACCCCTTCGTGATTTTGATTATGTGTACAACTATCTCATGTCTTCAAATATTAGCTTCATAGATTGGTAAGTATACTTTTTTGGTGTAGCCACATTTTTTCTAGCGGGATTTTTTTTGTGAACACTTTGTGGTTAGGTTTGAATAAACACGTTGGAAACCACTTTTGTGACAGATAAAGAACATGTCTTCAATAAGGATGAACATTATGATACTGTTTTTTAAACTTTAGAAGGACATCAAACGGAGCCATTTTTAGATTTTATTAGCACCATGAGTAATTTCATTACAAAAGTGACATGTCTACGATCAGTCTAATCATTAATAAATAAGATTCATTTATTTACATGACTTTTTTTAAGAACTAAGCATTGTGGTAGTTTACATCTCTCTTTGGTTTTATATAAATATGGGAGACGTGTTTCTGCAGCTTTGAGGATCTTGGTGTACATGGAAGTGGGAGGTACATTGAATATATGTTACCTGAAGTCGAGAAGAAAGACTTCCGAAAGGGTTCACAGGTGTGggtataatcttttgtttcgTTTGTTCATCTATCACATTACGGATTTTCATTCCACACAATTTAATATCAATTTATGGGTAAAGAAAAGAGATAAGATAGTACATTGTTGTTTATCAGGGGCAAATTTGATTCTTCTACAAACTTTTGGGGGGAGTATGTCTCTGCAGTTTAGTATCTAGAAGTTGGTCTCATTATCCAAGCATTAACTCATTGTGCTCAATATCTTTGATTTCTCTTATGACAATGCATTAGTTTTAAATAATGCAGTGGTTCACAATGAAGCGGCAGCATGCTATCGTAGTTATGGCTGATAATCTCTATTATACAAAATTCAGGAATTATTGCAAGGTGATCATAGTTTGTTTCTCTTACAGGAAATGTAcactttgttattattattatttttacttgatACTTTCTTATTGCAAGGGTGAGGACAAGTAGGTGATGGACTCAAACTCTTCTAAGGTTCAAACACATTATAATCTATATTGTGGTGGGTTCATGTGTTTATCATTTATTCTCACTTTAATGGGAAATGTGCCCAAGTTTCACGACGACTTGTTCTTTATTTTAGCAAAAGGCGGAAACCTAATGATCCTTCTTAAGAAGTAGATTATTCAGCTATAAATCTGAATTTTCATCTGGAAAAAGAGATGGTGTGAAAATGATATTACGAACCCCATTTTGACCATTCTCGTGACCTCCTGGAAAATATAAATTCCAGCTTGGAAAGAGTGTGGGTTGGTCTGAAGCAACATTTCAAGCTTAGTTAACACTCATTAGGTGACGAGACAAGGAGAGTTACCAGCCAAGTCGTGATTGAAACAAATTTCCCTTCCAATTTATGATGGACCGCATTTTATCTCTATCCAGTTGTCCAAATTTCAATTACTAATTGCGAACTCCATTATTTTGCGGGTGTCGCACGGTGAGTTCATTATACAGCTCTGTTTCTTTTTCGTTGAACAGCCAGACATGGAGGGACGCAACTGCTACTCGGATGAACACTATCTACCCACTTTTTTCTATGTGAGCCCTCTGTTCTCAAGTTCTTACTCGGATGTTTTCCTCATTTTTGTTCCTGGTTTTTTATATCTTTGTTTTCGTGTAATCTTCCCTCTCCTATTCAGATGCTGGATCCTGCTGGAATCGCCAATTGGTCGGTAACATATGTTGATTGGTCTGAAAGAAAGTGGCATCCAAGATCGTACCAGGCACAAGATATAACCTTGGAGCTGATGAGAAATCTTACAGTACGGCTATCGAGTTTTTACATCATACATTCATGGTTTTGTTTTGAGTTTTCGGAAACCTGAAAAACCTGAAACTTCTTTCCAAAACTTCTATTTGCAGTCTATTGTGGAAAGTGCCCATATCACAAGCGAGGAACCGGTGAAAATCTATAACTTTACACTTAGTTAGAGTTCTGATTATCTCAACATTCTGATAAAAGTTCGTCTTCTGACCTGTAGAGCGAAACGAAAACGGTCCCTTGCTTGCGGAATGGTACCTTGCAGCCATGTTATTTGTTTGGGAGGAAATTTTCACCCGAAACTCTTGAAAATTTATTACAACTTTTCCCAAATTATACATCTAGTGTACTGGTGTCATGACTCAGAGTATTTATTCTTTGGTTGTATTCGATCCCCACCTTCATCCCATTTCTTGTGTAGCTTCTGCTGTTGTAAAGCGACTCCGCGTCGCCTCGTGTTAGAAGTAAGATCTTACCAAAATGGGTTATTTTTGAGTTCAAAGGAAACTGGCGGAGACTGAAATGTTCAATATTGTATTCATTGATATGTACACTATTTAC encodes:
- the LOC142545997 gene encoding glycosyltransferase BC10-like, which gives rise to MKSAKAWRLGMKEVRLLTAPRQRGQLKKPTWILVSVSLVSLFLVCAYIYPPQNSAPCYLFTSNGCKSFQKWLAPVLVREPSRELTDDEIASRVVIRDILNIPLTISVNAKIAFLFLTPGALPFEILWDKFFQEHEGRFSVYVHASKDKPVHLSRYFINREIHSDKVEWGKISMVEAERRLLANALKDPDNQYFVLLSDSCVPLRDFDYVYNYLMSSNISFIDCFEDLGVHGSGRYIEYMLPEVEKKDFRKGSQWFTMKRQHAIVVMADNLYYTKFRNYCKPDMEGRNCYSDEHYLPTFFYMLDPAGIANWSVTYVDWSERKWHPRSYQAQDITLELMRNLTSIVESAHITSEEPSETKTVPCLRNGTLQPCYLFGRKFSPETLENLLQLFPNYTSSVLVS